One stretch of Corynebacterium callunae DSM 20147 DNA includes these proteins:
- a CDS encoding M24 family metallopeptidase: MSDSLTSNFPPEVYAQRLAQAQAGAANAGLDGLIIGTGAELAYLTGSWISSHERLSALVIPAVGTPSIILPAVDRGDLALSAIPQLDITTVGWVDSQDAHELAVAALNVDSAAGFKAVGIGSSITADHLIPLHDLLGAQCRLELAVQVLKELFVSKDEAEIEQLRGAGSAIDRVHAAVPGLLKAGRTEKEVADDLNELILKEHSAVDFIIVGSGPNGANPHHSFSDRVLENGEIVVVDIGGTYGPGYHSDCTRTYIVSGDQNQADPEFKRFYEVLHQAQLAAIAQVRPGVTAESVDAAARNMIAAAGYGDYFIHRTGHGIGLSTHEEPFIMAGNELILEAGMAFSIEPGIYFPGQFGARIEDIVVVTQTGCETLNNEPKALR; this comes from the coding sequence ATGAGTGATTCTTTAACGTCTAATTTTCCCCCCGAGGTTTATGCCCAACGCCTCGCCCAGGCTCAAGCAGGAGCAGCCAACGCTGGACTTGATGGCCTCATCATCGGAACCGGCGCAGAACTTGCATATCTCACCGGATCTTGGATCTCTAGCCATGAGCGTCTCAGCGCCCTAGTAATCCCAGCAGTCGGCACTCCCAGCATCATTCTGCCGGCAGTCGACCGCGGTGATCTCGCCCTATCTGCCATCCCGCAGTTGGATATCACCACCGTCGGTTGGGTAGACAGCCAAGATGCCCATGAACTAGCAGTTGCAGCCCTTAACGTAGATAGCGCCGCAGGTTTTAAGGCCGTTGGTATTGGATCCTCCATTACTGCCGATCACCTGATTCCACTCCACGACCTGCTAGGTGCACAATGCCGTTTGGAATTGGCGGTGCAGGTACTCAAGGAATTGTTTGTCTCCAAAGACGAAGCAGAAATTGAGCAACTACGCGGTGCAGGCAGTGCCATTGACCGCGTGCATGCTGCAGTTCCGGGCTTGTTAAAAGCTGGCCGCACCGAAAAAGAAGTAGCCGATGACCTTAATGAGCTCATCCTCAAGGAGCACTCAGCTGTTGACTTCATCATCGTCGGCTCCGGCCCCAATGGTGCAAACCCCCACCACAGCTTCTCTGATCGTGTCCTCGAAAACGGCGAGATCGTTGTTGTAGACATCGGAGGCACCTATGGTCCTGGCTACCACTCAGATTGCACCCGTACCTACATCGTCAGTGGCGATCAAAACCAAGCAGATCCTGAATTTAAGCGCTTCTATGAAGTCCTACACCAGGCTCAACTCGCCGCAATCGCCCAAGTCCGCCCGGGTGTAACCGCAGAAAGCGTCGACGCTGCAGCACGCAACATGATTGCAGCTGCCGGATACGGTGATTACTTCATTCACCGCACCGGACACGGCATTGGCCTATCCACCCATGAAGAACCTTTTATCATGGCAGGCAATGAGCTCATCCTCGAAGCAGGAATGGCCTTCTCCATCGAGCCCGGAATCTATTTCCCAGGACAATTCGGCGCCCGTATTGAAGACATCGTGGTGGTAACCCAAACCGGATGCGAAACCCTCAACAATGAACCAAAGGCTTTGCGTTGA
- a CDS encoding trypsin-like serine protease — protein sequence MRSTHTVRISSGRHYASGMLLTKRQLIESFKPAGLVNHLSDRASFILTADHFLRDVEKVIRVRGHNFTATASTYLSVFGTDVGIIALDVKAPTMQLPLFSTQVLKPGMLTTTYGFGGRHAGRLPREITGRVITRIPSSLSKNGITRVTHGALIYNSPIKAIRGDSGGPLLANGRVYGVQSMIFDPFRKTTRIATIASTAEHLDSLARAIDQLS from the coding sequence GTGCGATCCACTCACACCGTCCGAATTTCATCTGGCCGTCACTATGCCAGTGGCATGTTGTTGACTAAGCGCCAGCTCATCGAGTCTTTTAAGCCTGCAGGTCTGGTTAATCACCTAAGTGATCGGGCAAGTTTTATCCTCACCGCCGATCACTTTTTACGCGATGTGGAAAAGGTCATTCGGGTGCGTGGACATAATTTCACGGCAACCGCTAGTACCTATCTTTCGGTCTTTGGCACTGATGTGGGAATCATTGCCCTTGATGTTAAGGCTCCAACAATGCAGCTTCCGCTGTTTTCCACGCAGGTACTTAAACCAGGCATGTTAACCACTACCTATGGTTTTGGAGGCAGACATGCGGGCCGTTTGCCCAGAGAAATCACAGGGCGAGTGATTACTCGGATTCCCTCCAGTTTGTCTAAGAACGGCATTACCAGAGTTACCCATGGAGCTTTGATTTATAACTCTCCTATTAAAGCCATCCGGGGTGATTCCGGTGGTCCACTCTTGGCTAATGGCCGCGTTTATGGTGTGCAATCCATGATTTTTGATCCTTTTAGGAAAACCACCCGGATTGCCACCATTGCCAGCACCGCAGAACACCTTGATTCCTTGGCGCGGGCTATCGATCAGCTTTCTTAG
- a CDS encoding DEAD/DEAH box helicase translates to MSFTAEQGTHLSEFIADLGFEMDDFQIEGCQAVENNHGVLVCAPTGAGKTIVGEFAVSLALSRGTKCFYTTPIKALSNQKYHDLVAKHGADAVGLLTGDVSINHDAEIVVMTTEVLRNMIYAGSFALERLSHVVMDEIHFLADASRGAVWEEVILNLDESVKIIGLSATVSNSEEFGEWLSTVRGDTRVIVSEHRPIPLDQWMMVNRKVLPLFEPGTDGRVNKHLEETIERLNSKQSEQGRSEYRSGAGFRARTKGDSPRDRGNNREERRAQGRSGKDREQDRHRPLGRPDVISILQGQNMLPAITFIFSRAGCDGALYQCLRSRLILTDQAEAEEIARIIDAGVVGIPEEDLQVLNFKQWRAALMRGFAAHHAGMLPAFRHIVEELFVKGLVRAVFATETLALGINMPARTVVLEKMVKFDGEGHVDLTPGQYTQLTGRAGRRGIDTIGNAVVQWAPAMDPRFVAGLASTRTYPLISTFQPGYNMSVNLLKTIGYEPSLRLLEKSFAQYQADGSVVGDIREIERAEKKVEELRAQLNKEISATNPAVREDQDAVSLFVEYMDLRRALNEEEKLNRKESIEERTLETTRVLSKLQIGDVIAMPGRKRPVLAVVMTPANQARDPRPWVTTESGWSGRIDAESFNNPPIVIGTMRLPRAAVEEPRRNARRVQELMRKEHFKRPIKMREFARVRPNSKVTELRHLIRDHEAHNWPDREQLARTAERLIRKERDLHKMTGKVDRARETLGRTFERILSLLSEMDYVDYSDPDNPVITEEGERLAKIHSETDLLVAQCLKRGIWDGLDPAELAGVVSMCTFENRRETGGEPEAVTENMAEAMNNVERIWGELVDNERRHRLPITRQPEAGFAMAIHQWAAGAPLGYCMAAAAENGAELTPGDFVRWCRQVIDLLEQVAKTAYNDEMARTARQAVDAIRRGVVAIGS, encoded by the coding sequence ATGAGTTTTACTGCCGAACAAGGAACCCACCTGTCAGAATTTATCGCAGACCTGGGTTTCGAGATGGATGATTTCCAAATCGAGGGCTGCCAGGCAGTCGAAAATAATCACGGCGTACTTGTGTGTGCGCCTACGGGAGCGGGCAAAACCATTGTTGGTGAGTTCGCAGTGTCCCTCGCACTTTCGCGGGGGACCAAATGTTTTTATACCACTCCGATTAAGGCACTAAGCAACCAGAAATATCATGATCTGGTTGCCAAACACGGTGCCGATGCAGTGGGACTTCTTACTGGAGACGTCTCTATCAACCATGACGCTGAAATTGTCGTCATGACTACTGAAGTTCTGCGCAATATGATCTACGCAGGTTCCTTCGCTCTGGAGCGGCTCAGCCATGTAGTGATGGATGAAATTCACTTCCTTGCCGATGCTTCCCGTGGTGCGGTGTGGGAGGAAGTAATCCTCAACCTCGACGAGTCCGTTAAAATCATTGGACTCTCCGCTACAGTGTCCAACTCTGAAGAATTTGGTGAGTGGCTGAGCACCGTGCGTGGCGATACCCGTGTGATCGTCAGTGAGCATCGGCCCATCCCACTTGATCAGTGGATGATGGTCAACCGCAAAGTGCTGCCCCTTTTTGAACCCGGTACCGATGGTCGTGTGAACAAGCATCTAGAGGAGACAATCGAGCGCCTCAACAGCAAACAAAGTGAACAAGGACGCTCCGAATATCGCTCCGGCGCCGGTTTCAGAGCACGAACCAAGGGCGATTCCCCCCGCGATCGTGGCAATAACCGCGAAGAACGACGTGCCCAGGGACGATCTGGCAAAGACCGCGAACAAGACCGTCACCGTCCTTTGGGACGCCCCGATGTTATTAGCATCTTGCAGGGCCAGAATATGCTGCCCGCCATTACCTTCATTTTCTCGCGCGCAGGTTGTGATGGAGCGCTTTATCAATGTTTGCGCTCCCGCCTAATTCTCACCGATCAAGCTGAGGCAGAGGAGATCGCTCGGATTATTGACGCCGGTGTGGTTGGTATCCCGGAGGAAGATCTCCAGGTCCTCAACTTTAAACAATGGCGTGCTGCCTTGATGCGCGGTTTTGCCGCTCACCACGCCGGTATGTTGCCTGCCTTTAGACACATTGTGGAAGAACTCTTTGTTAAAGGATTGGTGCGCGCCGTTTTTGCTACAGAAACGCTCGCCTTGGGCATTAATATGCCAGCTCGCACTGTGGTGCTGGAAAAGATGGTGAAATTTGATGGCGAGGGCCATGTAGACCTCACTCCAGGGCAATACACACAGCTCACTGGCCGTGCTGGACGCCGTGGCATCGACACAATCGGTAATGCCGTGGTGCAGTGGGCACCGGCTATGGATCCTCGCTTTGTCGCAGGTCTTGCCTCCACTCGTACCTATCCTTTGATTTCTACCTTCCAACCGGGCTACAACATGTCCGTTAACCTGCTGAAAACCATTGGCTATGAACCGTCACTGCGCTTGCTAGAAAAATCTTTTGCACAGTACCAAGCCGATGGTTCAGTGGTGGGTGATATCCGCGAGATTGAACGCGCGGAGAAAAAGGTGGAAGAGCTGCGCGCGCAGCTTAACAAGGAGATCTCGGCAACTAATCCAGCTGTTCGCGAAGACCAGGATGCAGTATCTCTCTTTGTGGAATATATGGATCTGCGCCGCGCCCTTAATGAGGAAGAAAAACTCAACCGCAAGGAAAGCATCGAGGAACGCACCCTCGAAACCACGCGGGTGCTCTCCAAACTGCAAATCGGTGATGTTATCGCCATGCCTGGACGCAAGCGCCCAGTGCTTGCCGTAGTCATGACCCCGGCAAACCAGGCACGTGACCCTCGCCCTTGGGTAACCACCGAATCCGGCTGGTCCGGACGCATTGACGCCGAATCTTTTAACAACCCACCAATTGTTATTGGCACCATGCGCTTGCCACGAGCAGCAGTGGAAGAACCGCGCCGCAATGCGCGCCGGGTTCAAGAGCTGATGCGCAAAGAGCACTTTAAGCGCCCCATTAAAATGCGCGAATTCGCTCGTGTACGTCCTAACTCCAAGGTCACTGAGTTGCGCCACCTTATCCGCGACCACGAAGCCCACAATTGGCCGGACCGAGAGCAATTAGCTCGCACCGCAGAAAGACTCATCCGCAAAGAACGCGATCTCCATAAGATGACTGGCAAGGTAGACCGCGCACGGGAAACCCTGGGCCGCACTTTTGAACGCATTTTGTCACTGCTTAGTGAGATGGATTATGTGGACTATAGCGATCCCGACAATCCTGTGATCACCGAGGAAGGCGAGCGCCTGGCCAAGATCCACAGTGAAACCGACCTGCTGGTGGCGCAATGCCTCAAGCGCGGTATCTGGGATGGCTTGGATCCAGCAGAGCTGGCCGGCGTGGTGAGTATGTGTACCTTCGAAAACCGCCGGGAGACCGGCGGGGAACCCGAGGCTGTCACCGAAAACATGGCCGAAGCCATGAACAACGTGGAGCGTATCTGGGGGGAGCTTGTCGACAACGAACGCCGCCATAGGCTGCCAATAACCCGACAACCAGAAGCTGGCTTTGCGATGGCAATCCACCAATGGGCAGCCGGCGCCCCTTTGGGTTATTGCATGGCAGCAGCTGCCGAAAATGGTGCTGAACTTACCCCAGGTGACTTTGTGCGCTGGTGTCGTCAAGTTATTGACCTCTTAGAACAAGTAGCGAAAACTGCCTATAACGATGAAATGGCGCGCACTGCCCGTCAAGCTGTTGATGCTATTCGACGCGGTGTTGTAGCAATCGGCTCCTAA
- the tatC gene encoding twin-arginine translocase subunit TatC, whose product MSIVEHIKEFRRRLLIALAAVLVGTIIGFIWYQESFWNIPTLGELLRDPYCSLPAESRYTFSDSDECRLLATGPFDPFMLRLKVSALVGVVLASPVWLSQLWGFITPGLMKNERRYTAVFVTTAVLLFVGGAVLAYFVVAYGLEFLLTIGGDTQAAALTGDRYFGFLLALLAIFGVSFEVPLVIAMLNVAGILPYEAIKGKRRIIIMVLFLFAAFMTPGQDPFTMMVLALSLTVLVELAIQFCRLNDKRRDKKRPEWLDQDDLTASPLDTSAGGEDAPAPVPAPEPVTPSPSTSFKQGGSDFGDVL is encoded by the coding sequence ATGTCGATTGTCGAACATATCAAAGAGTTTCGTCGTCGATTGCTCATAGCTCTCGCTGCAGTCCTGGTCGGCACCATCATCGGCTTTATTTGGTACCAAGAGTCATTTTGGAATATTCCCACCTTGGGCGAGCTTCTTCGTGATCCTTATTGTTCCCTGCCTGCAGAATCGCGCTATACCTTCAGTGATAGTGATGAATGTCGATTGCTAGCAACCGGACCTTTTGATCCCTTTATGCTGCGTTTGAAGGTATCTGCGCTGGTTGGTGTGGTCTTGGCCTCCCCAGTGTGGCTAAGCCAGCTGTGGGGCTTTATTACCCCAGGTTTGATGAAAAATGAGCGTCGTTACACTGCAGTATTCGTGACCACTGCTGTATTGCTTTTTGTTGGCGGCGCAGTGCTTGCTTACTTCGTTGTTGCCTATGGCTTGGAATTCTTGCTCACCATCGGTGGCGATACTCAAGCAGCAGCTTTGACGGGTGATCGTTACTTTGGCTTCTTGCTCGCTTTGTTGGCTATCTTCGGCGTGAGCTTTGAAGTGCCCTTGGTTATTGCCATGCTTAATGTGGCAGGCATCCTGCCTTATGAGGCCATTAAGGGTAAGCGTCGCATTATTATCATGGTGCTTTTCCTCTTTGCTGCGTTTATGACACCGGGCCAGGATCCCTTCACCATGATGGTGCTGGCACTGTCTCTGACTGTGTTGGTGGAACTTGCAATCCAGTTCTGTCGTCTAAATGACAAGCGTCGCGATAAGAAGCGCCCAGAGTGGTTGGATCAAGATGATTTAACTGCATCACCTTTGGATACTTCCGCTGGTGGAGAGGATGCTCCGGCACCTGTTCCCGCTCCAGAACCAGTAACACCATCTCCGTCGACAAGCTTTAAACAGGGTGGTTCGGACTTCGGTGACGTGCTCTAG
- the tatA gene encoding Sec-independent protein translocase subunit TatA, which produces MSLGPWEIGIIVLLIIVLFGAKKLPDAARSIGRSMRIFKSEVKEMNKDDEVPAQQPVQQQIAPNQIPAPQPIQQQPVQQPNFEQHYQGQQVQQPVQPVQPQTPQQPDYRSNYEDPNRTI; this is translated from the coding sequence ATGTCCCTAGGACCATGGGAAATCGGAATCATCGTCCTGCTGATCATCGTGCTTTTTGGAGCTAAGAAGCTTCCAGATGCAGCTCGTTCAATCGGCCGCTCCATGCGCATCTTCAAGTCTGAAGTTAAAGAGATGAACAAGGACGACGAAGTACCAGCACAGCAGCCCGTACAGCAGCAGATCGCACCAAATCAGATTCCAGCACCGCAGCCAATCCAGCAGCAGCCAGTGCAGCAACCAAACTTTGAGCAGCACTACCAGGGCCAGCAGGTTCAGCAGCCAGTGCAGCCAGTGCAGCCACAAACTCCACAGCAGCCTGATTACCGTTCCAATTATGAGGATCCAAACCGCACCATCTAA
- a CDS encoding helix-turn-helix transcriptional regulator, with translation MTRSAQKVSDLARQLNLLPYFQKHQGRSVIEAARDLGQPPQEIMADLNRLWLCGLPGLLPGDMVELEHSLKEVKIYNAQGMDKPLRLTPTEAGVLLLILESLESLPGLSNQEAAISAATKLRSIMGDYSSAVFDSTGDSDAAGVLSVLRDAMDQKRQVAFTYHSYSSDNTSQRVVSAAHIFTNEGETYVTAWEDAVNDHRTFRLDRISNIGLTQVASKPHSMRLKFSADDPFDIAKQSDVATFLLCEDAIWLADYMAMTIDEQTPVQVDSDGKKWFKVSYPLLSREWFIRFVISHAESIKSIEPADLQESINQKVAHGLSAYNVDVQ, from the coding sequence ATGACTCGATCCGCGCAAAAAGTCAGTGATCTCGCGCGCCAGCTTAACCTGTTGCCTTATTTCCAAAAGCATCAGGGACGCAGTGTCATAGAAGCAGCTCGTGATTTGGGGCAACCACCTCAAGAAATCATGGCTGACCTTAACCGTCTGTGGTTATGTGGACTTCCAGGTCTACTTCCTGGCGACATGGTGGAATTAGAGCATTCTTTAAAAGAAGTAAAGATCTATAACGCCCAAGGAATGGATAAGCCTTTGCGGCTTACACCCACCGAAGCTGGTGTTTTGTTGCTTATCTTGGAATCCTTGGAATCTTTGCCCGGGTTAAGCAACCAAGAGGCAGCTATTTCCGCTGCGACAAAACTGCGCTCAATAATGGGGGACTATTCCTCTGCGGTATTTGACTCCACCGGGGATAGCGACGCAGCCGGAGTGTTATCGGTGCTTCGTGATGCCATGGATCAAAAACGCCAAGTGGCTTTTACCTACCACTCTTATAGTTCGGATAACACCTCGCAGCGAGTGGTTAGTGCAGCGCATATCTTTACCAATGAGGGCGAAACCTACGTTACGGCCTGGGAAGATGCTGTGAATGATCACCGTACTTTTCGCCTCGATCGCATTAGCAACATTGGGCTAACGCAGGTGGCATCCAAGCCACATTCCATGCGCCTCAAGTTCTCTGCTGATGATCCTTTTGATATAGCCAAACAATCAGATGTGGCAACCTTCCTTTTGTGTGAAGATGCCATCTGGCTGGCCGATTACATGGCAATGACCATTGATGAGCAGACCCCGGTGCAGGTGGATTCAGACGGCAAAAAATGGTTTAAAGTTAGCTACCCCTTGCTTTCTCGGGAATGGTTTATTCGCTTTGTCATAAGCCATGCCGAAAGTATTAAAAGCATAGAGCCAGCTGATCTTCAGGAATCCATAAACCAAAAGGTTGCGCATGGTTTGTCAGCGTATAATGTTGACGTACAGTAA
- a CDS encoding helix-turn-helix transcriptional regulator, with protein sequence MSDRKEDLERQINLTFAFLSAESYSRKFLTQPWIRTNVSGFQNLSDDAFRKKLARDLADLRRVGVPIEQFTLNTGMDAGQLAYRLSSETYELQEVEFTPEEAAVLGMAGEMGQSQELGAFARSGWTKLAAGGAQRDLSSSASVTNAGDLRFLSAKTFDTILKARHRGYRISFSYESSRTAEKVTRTMDLWGLVPERDRIYLVGFDIDRNAPRCFRVIRITDVTAIGTATHPMPAGTNLQELVRQQLRRRSELVDATLRITHGRAVELSAAGVEKEKDQWFLKDVDRTWLVQTAAAHAPEAIVLEPPEIVDEVIELLKAAQG encoded by the coding sequence ATGTCGGATCGCAAGGAAGATCTGGAGCGCCAGATCAACCTCACATTTGCATTTTTAAGTGCGGAATCATATTCCAGGAAATTCCTCACCCAACCCTGGATTCGCACAAATGTTAGTGGTTTTCAAAACCTTTCCGATGATGCATTCCGCAAAAAACTCGCCCGTGACCTCGCAGATCTCCGCCGGGTCGGAGTACCGATTGAGCAATTCACCCTCAATACCGGCATGGATGCGGGCCAACTTGCCTATCGCTTGAGCTCTGAAACCTATGAGCTCCAAGAAGTAGAATTTACCCCTGAAGAGGCCGCAGTTCTGGGCATGGCGGGAGAAATGGGCCAAAGCCAAGAACTTGGAGCCTTCGCCCGCTCTGGCTGGACAAAATTAGCAGCCGGTGGCGCCCAAAGAGATCTTTCCAGTTCCGCCTCGGTAACTAATGCGGGGGATTTAAGGTTCCTTTCTGCAAAAACCTTCGACACCATCCTCAAGGCCCGGCACCGTGGTTATCGCATTAGCTTTAGCTATGAGTCCTCGCGCACCGCCGAAAAAGTTACTCGCACCATGGATTTGTGGGGATTAGTCCCCGAACGCGACCGCATCTACCTGGTAGGTTTTGATATCGACCGCAATGCGCCCCGCTGTTTCCGCGTCATTCGCATCACCGACGTCACCGCCATCGGCACCGCCACCCATCCGATGCCCGCTGGCACCAACCTCCAAGAGTTGGTGCGCCAGCAGCTTCGACGTAGAAGTGAGCTTGTCGACGCCACCCTGCGCATCACACACGGCCGCGCAGTGGAGCTCAGCGCCGCTGGGGTAGAAAAAGAAAAAGACCAGTGGTTCCTCAAAGACGTTGATAGAACCTGGTTGGTGCAAACCGCTGCAGCCCATGCTCCAGAGGCCATAGTCTTAGAACCACCAGAGATTGTTGATGAAGTAATTGAACTGCTTAAGGCAGCACAAGGGTAG
- the pafA gene encoding Pup--protein ligase has protein sequence MGVETEFGITCTDGEARRLRPDEIARIMFRPVVDKYASSNIFISNGSRLYLDVGSHPEYATAECDNLTQLINYEKAGDVIADRMAVAAEQTLEKEGIGGQVYLFKNNVDSVGNSYGCHENYLVGRGMPLKSLGRRLMPFLITRQLICGAGRIYHPNPLHKGEAFPLGFCISQRADHVWEGVSSATTRSRPIINTRDEPHADSHTYRRLHVIVGDANMAEPTIALKMGSTLLVLEMIEAEFGLPNLELANDIASIREVSRDFTGSTPLALKDGSTITALEIQQLVFSYAQKWLEVRPEPEFSGTSNAEMAQVIDLWGRMLEAIKTQDFSAVDTEIDWVIKKKLIERYQQRGGMELGDPRLAQIDLTYHDIRPGRGLFSLLQSKGLIKRWTTDEAIELAVVQAPATTRAHLRGQILATADKLGAAVTIDWMRHKVNRPEPQLVELSDPFEVHNAEVEQLIAYMEENAEFYRN, from the coding sequence ATGGGTGTTGAAACCGAATTTGGCATCACCTGTACCGATGGGGAAGCACGGCGACTGCGTCCCGATGAAATCGCCCGCATTATGTTTCGGCCGGTTGTGGACAAATATGCCAGTTCCAATATCTTTATCTCCAATGGCTCCAGGCTTTATCTTGATGTAGGTTCCCACCCCGAGTACGCCACCGCAGAATGCGATAACCTCACCCAGCTGATCAATTATGAAAAAGCTGGCGATGTTATCGCAGATCGCATGGCTGTTGCCGCTGAGCAGACCCTAGAAAAAGAGGGGATCGGCGGCCAAGTTTATCTTTTTAAAAACAATGTAGATTCCGTGGGCAACTCCTATGGCTGCCACGAAAACTACCTGGTGGGTCGCGGTATGCCACTTAAATCATTAGGCCGCAGGCTGATGCCATTTTTGATTACCCGCCAACTTATTTGCGGCGCGGGCCGAATTTATCATCCCAATCCTTTACATAAGGGCGAGGCTTTCCCACTAGGTTTTTGCATTTCCCAACGTGCTGATCACGTATGGGAGGGAGTATCTAGTGCTACCACGCGCTCGCGCCCCATTATCAATACCCGTGATGAGCCACATGCGGATTCCCATACTTACCGCCGTCTGCATGTGATTGTTGGTGATGCCAACATGGCTGAGCCAACAATTGCCCTCAAGATGGGTTCAACGCTATTGGTATTGGAAATGATCGAGGCTGAATTTGGGCTGCCTAATTTGGAATTAGCCAATGATATTGCGTCTATTCGAGAGGTTTCCCGCGATTTCACTGGCAGCACTCCACTTGCACTTAAAGATGGCTCAACTATTACTGCGCTGGAAATCCAGCAGTTGGTTTTTAGCTACGCCCAAAAGTGGCTGGAGGTTCGTCCTGAACCAGAGTTCTCCGGCACCTCCAATGCAGAAATGGCACAGGTTATTGATCTATGGGGCAGAATGCTTGAGGCTATTAAGACCCAAGACTTCTCTGCCGTTGATACCGAGATTGACTGGGTTATTAAAAAGAAGCTTATTGAGCGTTATCAGCAGCGTGGTGGCATGGAATTAGGGGATCCGCGTCTTGCCCAAATTGATCTCACCTATCACGATATTCGCCCCGGCCGTGGCCTTTTTAGCCTATTGCAATCCAAGGGGTTAATTAAGCGCTGGACTACCGATGAGGCTATCGAATTAGCCGTTGTGCAAGCTCCAGCGACAACTCGTGCGCATTTACGTGGGCAGATCCTTGCTACAGCCGATAAGCTAGGTGCAGCTGTGACGATCGATTGGATGCGCCACAAGGTTAATAGGCCAGAACCCCAGTTGGTTGAGCTAAGTGATCCCTTCGAAGTACACAATGCTGAGGTGGAGCAGCTTATCGCCTACATGGAGGAGAACGCGGAGTTTTACCGCAACTAA
- a CDS encoding ubiquitin-like protein Pup, producing MSAKQTQVSAGGGREDDHNEDFTQTSGQVQINTTGVDDLLDEIDGLLENNAEEFVRSYVQKGGE from the coding sequence ATGAGTGCCAAGCAAACCCAGGTCTCTGCTGGTGGCGGACGTGAAGACGACCATAACGAGGATTTCACCCAGACCTCTGGCCAAGTTCAAATCAATACCACCGGTGTTGATGACCTCTTGGACGAAATTGATGGACTGCTGGAAAATAATGCCGAGGAATTTGTGCGTTCCTATGTGCAAAAAGGTGGCGAATAA